In Saprospiraceae bacterium, a genomic segment contains:
- a CDS encoding DUF4292 domain-containing protein, translating to MRNIFQVLFYIITLSCCAFLSCSRKTNTIPEESYTHWFQTDSIDVEKVINALIQKTSFVYFTGKGSILVNHAENDLESSIQASIVYDSAMLISSKKLGIEIARMLLHQDSFKILDRIEKTYSVGNLKIIEQLKMLSLHQQLIQDLLTSGFHLPNYMQYWIETKDDKYFLKGSSESESILLIGNLYNLQVSHFVWQVEDHTLDINIEQYQTVQQKYFPEHLNIRLLANKSEKLHLQINWKHIETKAIKRLVFNIPDHYTFKLL from the coding sequence ATGCGCAATATATTTCAAGTCCTATTTTATATCATCACTTTATCTTGCTGCGCATTTCTGAGCTGCTCCCGAAAAACAAATACCATACCAGAAGAAAGCTATACACATTGGTTTCAAACTGACTCCATCGATGTTGAAAAAGTAATAAATGCGCTCATTCAAAAAACAAGCTTTGTTTATTTTACCGGCAAAGGTTCTATACTCGTAAACCATGCAGAAAATGATTTAGAATCAAGCATTCAGGCCTCTATTGTCTATGATAGCGCCATGCTGATAAGTTCGAAAAAATTGGGAATTGAAATTGCAAGAATGCTCCTTCATCAGGATAGTTTTAAAATTCTTGATCGAATTGAAAAAACATACTCAGTTGGGAATTTAAAGATCATAGAACAGTTGAAAATGTTATCCCTCCATCAGCAGCTGATACAGGACCTGTTAACCAGTGGATTTCATCTACCCAATTATATGCAATATTGGATAGAAACCAAAGATGATAAATATTTCCTGAAGGGTAGTTCTGAATCTGAATCGATACTGCTCATAGGAAATCTGTACAACCTACAAGTCTCTCATTTCGTTTGGCAAGTAGAAGATCATACATTGGATATTAACATCGAACAATATCAAACCGTTCAACAAAAATATTTTCCTGAACATTTAAATATCCGACTTCTTGCTAACAAGAGTGAAAAATTACATCTACAAATAAATTGGAAACATATTGAAACCAAAGCTATCAAACGATTGGTTTTCAACATTCCGGATCATTATACATTCAAATTACTATGA